TGCATTCAGAACATTACCTGAGGAAAAGTGCAGGACTATTATCAgcataaatattatatataataataattaataataagcATTTGTTTTGCAGACAAATGGCAGCTGTATGGCTTTATTGTTGTACATTATATCACTGGGTTATTGTCAATGATGCAAATGTGTGTAattagcattttactgttgtagttaaTGGACCTGGAGCTAATTTTAGCTACATGATGTAGCATACCTAATCTAGAGTGtaattaacttaaaaatatgATGCccttttatagattaaactaccccACAGGATATAAAATGGTCCAAATTAGCTACAACCTTTTAAATGCTTCCTAGATGTGTATAATGCAAACTTCTGCTTCTGATACTGGGGTATGTTTTGCTGATAATagtacttctgtacttttacttttatttcgAGTATTTTACTTTGTGTTATGGCTAATTTTACTGGAGTAACTGATCTAAATTCTTCTGCCGCTACTGCTGCTGGCAAACCATTAACCACCGTTAGTTGCTTGCATAAAAAGGTACTTTCGCATTTGTCTTACGACTGCGCTTGGACACACTGGACCAGgctttcttttttactgtgaaggaagaaaaacaaagaaagaagagcagaaatTACTTTTTCGCTATCCCACATTTATTCATCATGTGCCTTCTTTTCTCACACATACCACCACACACATACTTGCGTGAGATGAAAGAGACCAAAGCAAAAGTGACGACAAAGTGAAGACATTCACaagaaaattcattttaacattttattggaATTTGGGTTTTCTCgtaataattaaacaaaaactaaattaactCAAGGCATAGTATCTCACAATAAATAAGGATAGATCTTTCCATTTGTAGcttttaacattaaacaataTTTAGGACCTGTGCATAAGCATCTATCAACAGAAGTGCATTTGTTGTTTGGGGTAATGCTTTTATTTGCTTGGCTTCGTATTTACAGCAGCACACAATTCAAAGCTGTCAGTTCATAAGGATTAGCATTACAGTGACCTTGTTTGACACCCATTCAGATTACCCATAGCAGCAGGGTTTGCCAACATAGACATAAATAAGTGTCATGTAAAAACATAGTCTTTGTTTTGAGGCAGATAATAACACGTTGTCTGTTTAAATTGCACTATGCGTCcaaacagaaaagaataaaGCACATAGCTTTAGCTtagtaaataattaatttgctTCTGAGAACACTCTCTCCTGATTGTCCTTTATGGAGCTTCAAATACCGAAACAAATGCCTTAAAGGCACATGATGCTGGGTGCTGTGGATATACCATCTATCAGATCTTTGTGCAATActgcaatgttgtttttttttaatgattatgcTACTCAACGGTGCTGTATTAAACTCTATAGATAAATATCTGACATGTATCTAAATAAACCTAAATATAAGTGTTAGTAAGTGTTCCAAAGACACGGTGCTAGACTCGTAAGCTACATTATCTGGTGCCGTACGCATGTCAGAGTCTGAACAGGGCACTTGGGGAGAtctgctttgaaaatgaatcaacataCAGTGGATGGAAGAGGACATGATGGCACTTCTGTCATTTATAATCTAAGCAAAGCAACTGCATGTACAGGATATCAGAGTTTTTCAAGCATTTCCCTATGAGTACATGATGgtagaaaaacaacatgattgTACAGCTggatatataatgtataatacaCTTCGGACAGGTAGtgcttgtaaaagaaaaaaaaaaagactactaGCCCTCATGATACGCATAAAGAAAGAACACTGTAGAAAAACAATAGTGGATTTGAACGAAGGAGCCAAAGGGCTTCATCCATTCTCTACCATTTTCAGTCATTCTGCAGTTTTGTCACAGAcactcattcatttcattatgaGACAGAATGTTGTTAACGAACATAATATAAAATCTGTTTCAAGTGTGTACAGCAACATGCTCATTCATCATGTCTCCGTCCTGCTGGAGGCGCAGAGTTCCCACAAAGCAGAGACGAGACTGCGTTTTCAGCACTGTGGAATGTACAGTAGGAAATGTAAGTCAACACCTTGGCAACCCCTTCATCCAAATGAGTATAAATCCACTGATTCCAGAGATTACCGTTAATCTTCTCTGCTCAAATGTCCCCTTCTTACCACTGGGAAAAACACCAACCCGCTCAGAGTGAATACAGTACCCTAATTAATTTTGTAGTAATCATGTGTAGCTGAGGTCCCCTCTGTTTTCAGAAGATTCACTGGGTACAAGACCTCCTGGTGAGTGACCGTGCAGAGTCCGTGCAGAACGTAGTATTCCTGAGTGTAGTACTGTCTGTGTGGTTCTCTTGGAACATTGGCACCGTTGCAGTGAACCGCACCATAAATCACTCGCCGGATTTGCGCGGCATCCAAACTACTCTTCTTTTAGCCTGATAGAAAtctgttggggaaaaaacaaaaaaaaacaaaaaaacaggaaattcagCTCATACAATTCCACCTGAAATCACAACTTTACACATTcactattttaatatttaaatatgtacctgtaatgtttgtctgtttcctcTTCATCCCTgtgctctctcttctctctggtGTTTTCTCCAGGTTCTCCAGGTCGAGGGCACATCTCTCTGGCGTACCCGGGACGTTTTCCTTCCCACTCTGTGGCGGCTCCACCCTTCCCCCCCTGGGCATCCCTGCCGCCTCTGCCGGCCTCTGACCTTCTTTCTGTCCCAGCCCAAGCATACAGGGTCGGTAGAGCAGCGGCACCTTGGTACCTGGGATGCCCTCCCACTGGAAATCGCCGCTCTGCAGTGGCTTGTCCAAAAAGAAGTCAAAGCCCCAGCGCCGCGAAGCCTCCTCCAGGTCTTTCCGCAAGGCAGCCTGGTACT
This genomic interval from Xiphias gladius isolate SHS-SW01 ecotype Sanya breed wild chromosome 21, ASM1685928v1, whole genome shotgun sequence contains the following:
- the cdkn1a gene encoding cyclin-dependent kinase inhibitor 1 isoform X2 — translated: MATHTRILSSLGNGPARRNLFGPVDREQLQVEYQAALRKDLEEASRRWGFDFFLDKPLQSGDFQWEGIPGTKVPLLYRPCMLGLGQKEGQRPAEAAGMPRGGRVEPPQSGKENVPGTPERCALDLENLEKTPERRESTGMKRKQTNITDFYQAKRRVVWMPRKSGE
- the cdkn1a gene encoding cyclin-dependent kinase inhibitor 1 isoform X1, producing MVRGARRGNSRRLRTMCRTMATHTRILSSLGNGPARRNLFGPVDREQLQVEYQAALRKDLEEASRRWGFDFFLDKPLQSGDFQWEGIPGTKVPLLYRPCMLGLGQKEGQRPAEAAGMPRGGRVEPPQSGKENVPGTPERCALDLENLEKTPERRESTGMKRKQTNITDFYQAKRRVVWMPRKSGE